One Campylobacter sputorum subsp. sputorum DNA segment encodes these proteins:
- the hcp gene encoding hydroxylamine reductase, producing the protein MSKENLEMFCHQCEMSAPGGCGSKGQSTGTCGKDSTLANLQDMMIFGLKGMSAYRHHANELGFSTKEVDDVIADTLYFTLTNSNFNFDEHIAQVLKVGEAGVKVMDILSSAHTTTFGIPSPVKVTQNKASGKAILVSGHNLFALNELLKQTAGKGINIYTHSEMLPAHGYPELRKYKHLKGNIGKSWFDQTKLFNEFKGAILMTTNCIVPLRSNCEYAHRLFGYSIAGTNGVTHIQNDDFSPLIKKALSLPEITGFDSDEYVITGGHYKAILPMAGEILEALKDGKIRRFFVIAGCDAPGKGRDYYRELAISLPKDCIILTSSCGKFRFNDIDFGVIEGTNIPRYIDLGQCNDSNGAVKIALALSEATGIEINDLPVSIVLMWMEQKAVIILMALLYLGIKNVHIGPSLPEFFNDKILNFLVEKFNITLISSDTKTDLKKFLNE; encoded by the coding sequence ATGAGTAAAGAAAATTTAGAGATGTTTTGTCATCAATGTGAGATGAGTGCACCCGGAGGATGTGGCTCAAAAGGTCAAAGCACGGGAACGTGTGGCAAAGATAGTACACTAGCAAATTTGCAAGATATGATGATTTTTGGGCTAAAAGGTATGAGTGCTTATCGCCACCATGCAAACGAACTAGGATTTAGTACAAAAGAAGTTGATGATGTGATAGCTGATACACTTTATTTTACGCTTACAAACTCAAATTTTAACTTTGATGAGCATATCGCGCAAGTTTTAAAAGTTGGTGAAGCTGGTGTAAAAGTGATGGATATTTTAAGTAGTGCCCACACAACTACTTTTGGTATCCCAAGTCCTGTAAAAGTTACTCAAAACAAAGCTAGCGGTAAAGCAATTTTAGTTAGCGGACACAATCTTTTTGCGCTAAATGAGCTTTTAAAACAAACTGCAGGAAAAGGCATAAATATCTACACTCACTCAGAAATGCTCCCGGCACACGGATATCCAGAGCTTAGAAAATATAAACATTTAAAAGGAAATATTGGTAAATCATGGTTTGATCAAACTAAACTTTTTAATGAGTTTAAAGGTGCTATTTTAATGACAACAAACTGTATTGTGCCACTTAGAAGCAACTGTGAATATGCACATAGGCTTTTTGGATACTCTATAGCTGGAACAAATGGTGTTACACATATACAAAATGATGATTTTTCGCCTTTAATCAAAAAAGCTTTATCGCTTCCTGAAATAACTGGTTTTGATAGTGATGAATATGTTATAACAGGCGGACATTATAAAGCTATATTACCTATGGCAGGAGAAATTTTAGAAGCTTTAAAAGATGGTAAAATTCGCCGCTTTTTTGTAATAGCAGGTTGTGATGCACCTGGAAAAGGAAGAGATTATTATAGAGAGCTTGCAATATCGCTTCCAAAAGACTGCATTATTTTAACTTCAAGTTGTGGAAAATTCCGTTTTAATGATATTGATTTTGGTGTGATTGAAGGAACAAACATTCCAAGATATATTGACTTAGGACAATGTAATGATAGTAATGGTGCTGTTAAAATAGCACTTGCACTAAGCGAGGCAACTGGTATAGAGATAAATGATTTGCCAGTTTCAATAGTGCTAATGTGGATGGAGCAAAAAGCCGTGATAATTTTAATGGCACTTTTATATCTTGGTATAAAAAATGTCCATATAGGTCCATCTTTACCTGAGTTTTTTAACGATAAAATTTTAAATTTCTTGGTTGAAAAATTTAATATAACTTTAATAAGTAGCGACA